DNA sequence from the Megalopta genalis isolate 19385.01 unplaced genomic scaffold, iyMegGena1_principal scaffold0624, whole genome shotgun sequence genome:
taaataattattacacaTACCTCTTCTCATGGTAATCGCAAACCGCCTCTTGcttaaactttgtattaaatttttttattcgtcGTTTGACGTCACCACCTTCGACGCTGATAATCCATCTTCCCTCTCTAAAAAGAAGATGTAGTAGAAAGACaatgaaaatcatttttgtaaataaataaataaaaagaaaaaattacctTTTAATTTAAGCAGCCATTCTCTAAAAACGCGAACCTCACTCAAACAGCAATGATATTTTTTACTTGATTTTCTCTTCGATATCCAGCAATGCAGCCTGCACGGGCTATTGAATTTCCCATATGACGGGTCGGTTATTAAAATATCGTATTTCGGGCAACCAAAATCCTCCAGATTTCTTAATCTCattccaatttttaataaaatatcccGTTCAATATTTCCCCCTTTATACCCAATTATGGGGTTTTTATATGACCGTGTGAATTCTCTTATAATATACTTGATATCCTCGCCCCGATAATTAATTTTACCGCTAAAATTTTTAAATGGTATTCCATGGACGAAGTTTGTTACGTACCATACACCTTTGCGATCTTGCATTGTTAAATCATTATAATTgttgtttcggccgaatcgcggaccgcgggtcaacgcacgctcgactttcgatgtacgccgtctcgccgtttttgtcgaataaacggcgaggcggcaagacaataacacgatcgacgtgcgttggcccgaccgtcaaacgctcgcctcggcctaattgtatacatgcagcgtttttgccttaggaggcaatgaccgg
Encoded proteins:
- the LOC143263458 gene encoding uncharacterized protein LOC143263458 — its product is MQDRKGVWYVTNFVHGIPFKNFSGKINYRGEDIKYIIREFTRSYKNPIIGYKGGNIERDILLKIGMRLRNLEDFGCPKYDILITDPSYGKFNSPCRLHCWISKRKSSKKYHCCLSEVRVFREWLLKLKEREDGLSASKVVTSNDE